Proteins found in one Mycobacterium branderi genomic segment:
- a CDS encoding DUF389 domain-containing protein, producing the protein MGTGAVTRLVSRVSWPVYRLPDEDRNSVMDALMVSPSSAAIGRFAVLMFLSSLVAAIGLLQNSAAVVIGAMMIAPLMSPIMGIATCLIMGWGPRLVRGLALVSVSVAGAIAVGWLMAILLPPAGTGLPAQLVARSSPDIRDLLVALGAGAAGAIATVHKQISVALPGVAVAVAIVPPLAAIGVLLGRGQPDLARGAALLFLTNLVGIVLMAAVVFLLTGLVPSEMFRTRRGQILTSLAIAAVCALAVALILTPRFIAVTRQAHELKVATQAITDLLDSGSRLSRITTSDNTIRADITGPTAPPPVQEVAAKLSRALGHPVTVQLGWIPMRDPEHDQPDTPQLPLNELSPLVEKWLAAQSLSLKGLSYEAATLVVSTAGPHPPKSSENLAALLNAHYHHRIPVSLAWTRTPGTVGSNGAQTALATARDTAAKWASSKPGTTVLSVDGSATAITVTLIGQTQPDVATLQTDLQTALPQATITIQWVSGGLLVVAPPTPTPKPTGAPGPTTSPLTRPPR; encoded by the coding sequence GTGGGAACGGGCGCGGTGACGCGGTTGGTGTCGAGAGTGTCGTGGCCGGTCTATCGGCTACCCGACGAAGACCGCAATTCGGTCATGGATGCCCTGATGGTGTCGCCGTCGAGCGCAGCGATAGGGCGATTCGCAGTCCTGATGTTTCTGTCCAGCCTGGTCGCCGCGATCGGGCTGCTGCAGAATTCGGCCGCGGTTGTGATCGGCGCGATGATGATCGCGCCGCTGATGTCGCCGATCATGGGCATCGCAACCTGTCTGATCATGGGCTGGGGACCGCGACTGGTGCGCGGCTTGGCGCTGGTGTCGGTTTCCGTGGCGGGTGCCATCGCGGTGGGATGGCTCATGGCGATCTTGTTGCCCCCGGCGGGAACGGGGCTGCCCGCCCAACTTGTCGCACGATCCAGCCCCGACATTCGAGACCTGCTGGTTGCGTTGGGCGCCGGCGCCGCGGGAGCGATCGCCACCGTGCACAAACAGATTTCCGTCGCGTTGCCCGGCGTCGCAGTAGCGGTCGCAATAGTGCCGCCACTGGCGGCAATTGGCGTGCTGCTAGGCCGCGGTCAGCCCGACTTGGCACGTGGTGCGGCGCTGCTGTTTCTGACCAACCTGGTCGGCATTGTGCTGATGGCAGCGGTGGTGTTCCTGCTGACCGGCTTGGTTCCCAGCGAGATGTTCCGCACCCGGCGCGGCCAGATCCTTACCTCTCTGGCTATCGCCGCCGTCTGCGCGCTGGCTGTCGCGTTGATCCTCACGCCGCGCTTCATCGCCGTCACCCGCCAGGCCCACGAACTCAAGGTCGCCACGCAAGCAATCACCGATCTGCTCGACTCGGGCAGCCGACTCAGCCGTATCACGACCTCCGACAACACGATTCGAGCCGACATCACCGGCCCCACGGCTCCCCCACCGGTACAGGAGGTGGCAGCCAAGCTCAGCCGGGCGCTGGGCCACCCAGTTACCGTGCAGTTGGGGTGGATACCGATGCGCGACCCCGAACACGACCAGCCGGACACGCCGCAGCTGCCGCTGAACGAGCTGAGCCCCCTAGTCGAAAAGTGGCTGGCCGCACAATCATTGAGCTTGAAAGGGCTCAGCTATGAGGCCGCGACGTTGGTTGTCTCCACCGCCGGGCCGCACCCACCCAAGAGTTCCGAGAACCTGGCAGCGTTACTCAATGCGCACTACCACCACCGCATCCCGGTCAGCCTGGCCTGGACCCGAACCCCCGGCACCGTCGGATCCAACGGCGCCCAAACAGCACTCGCTACCGCACGCGACACCGCCGCCAAATGGGCATCGTCCAAACCGGGCACCACAGTCTTGAGTGTCGACGGCTCCGCCACCGCGATCACCGTCACCCTGATCGGCCAAACCCAACCCGACGTCGCCACCCTGCAAACCGACCTGCAGACCGCACTTCCGCAAGCCACCATCACCATTCAATGGGTATCCGGCGGACTACTGGTCGTCGCACCGCCCACACCGACGCCCAAACCCACGGGGGCACCCGGGCCGACGACCAGTCCACTAACGCGACCACCGCGATAA